The proteins below come from a single Pseudarthrobacter sp. SSS035 genomic window:
- a CDS encoding DUF4191 domain-containing protein, whose protein sequence is MANSPDSSNSTPAASDAPKRGLFSRKPKEAKVKKPSRLKQIGEVFNMTRRHDPMVPWLMLLVFLGVVAVSFLVGFWLENWITGLLIGIPLGLLGATLILSRRAERAAFAQIENQPGASGAALGTLKRGWITEDQPVAVNPRTQDAVFRAVGRPGVVLVSEGPTIRVKPMLDAERKRLARILPNVTVHMIESGKGEGQVPISQVAKKMGKLKNELTKLEVNAVSKRISSLGNRLPIPKGIDPYKARPNRGR, encoded by the coding sequence ATGGCGAACTCCCCTGATTCCAGTAACAGCACTCCGGCGGCCTCTGACGCCCCGAAGCGTGGCCTCTTCTCGCGCAAGCCAAAAGAAGCAAAGGTCAAGAAGCCCAGCCGGCTCAAGCAGATCGGCGAAGTCTTTAACATGACCCGCCGTCATGACCCCATGGTCCCGTGGCTGATGCTGCTGGTGTTCCTGGGTGTTGTGGCTGTCAGCTTCCTGGTGGGTTTTTGGCTGGAGAACTGGATCACCGGCCTGCTCATCGGTATTCCGCTGGGCCTCCTCGGCGCCACCCTGATCCTTTCGCGTCGCGCCGAACGTGCCGCGTTCGCCCAGATCGAGAACCAGCCCGGAGCCTCCGGCGCGGCACTGGGCACGCTGAAGCGCGGCTGGATCACCGAGGACCAGCCGGTCGCCGTAAACCCGCGCACGCAGGACGCCGTGTTCCGCGCCGTCGGCCGTCCCGGCGTCGTCCTCGTCAGCGAAGGCCCCACCATCCGCGTCAAGCCAATGCTCGACGCCGAGCGCAAGCGCCTTGCACGCATCCTCCCGAACGTCACGGTCCACATGATCGAAAGCGGCAAGGGCGAGGGCCAGGTTCCCATCAGCCAGGTAGCCAAGAAGATGGGCAAGCTCAAGAACGAACTGACCAAGCTTGAGGTGAATGCCGTCTCCAAGCGCATTTCCTCGCTGGGCAACCGCCTCCCGATTCCTAAGGGAATCGACCCCTACAAAGCGCGCCCCAACCGCGGACGCTAA
- a CDS encoding DUF3817 domain-containing protein, with amino-acid sequence MTIPVRTLVIRAFRILAVAEAFSWAALLAGMYYKWIAKTTELGVEIAGPIHGALFVGYGIAALALWRLQRWPFVVALFAGLSAVFPFATVAFERWAGKRGYLTPGTAVPAGTKETAGV; translated from the coding sequence ATGACGATTCCCGTGAGAACCCTTGTTATCCGCGCCTTCCGCATCCTGGCTGTAGCCGAAGCCTTCAGCTGGGCTGCCCTGCTGGCTGGCATGTACTACAAGTGGATCGCCAAGACCACCGAACTCGGTGTGGAGATCGCCGGCCCTATCCATGGTGCGCTGTTTGTCGGGTACGGCATCGCCGCCCTCGCGCTCTGGCGGCTCCAGCGGTGGCCCTTCGTTGTGGCCCTGTTCGCGGGACTGTCTGCGGTGTTCCCGTTCGCCACTGTCGCGTTCGAACGCTGGGCCGGAAAGCGCGGCTACCTGACGCCAGGCACGGCCGTTCCTGCCGGGACAAAGGAAACAGCGGGGGTCTGA
- a CDS encoding RDD family protein, whose product MVDRNDIGSWLGGPDTSGISKYPGERLGLPESGSGSIARAGRRILAIVLDWGIALLISNFAFGGDSWATLAIFAAEQMLLVGTLGYSIGHRVAGIQVLQLGGGPAGPMAAVVRSVLLCLVIPAVIFDPDQRGLHDKAMNTILVRR is encoded by the coding sequence GTGGTAGATCGCAATGACATTGGCTCCTGGCTCGGCGGACCGGACACGTCCGGCATCTCAAAGTACCCGGGGGAGCGCCTGGGATTGCCCGAATCCGGTTCCGGCTCCATCGCCAGGGCGGGCAGGCGCATCCTCGCCATCGTCCTTGACTGGGGGATTGCCCTGCTGATCAGCAATTTTGCCTTCGGCGGTGACTCCTGGGCTACGTTGGCGATTTTCGCCGCGGAACAGATGCTGCTTGTGGGCACCCTCGGTTACAGCATCGGCCACCGCGTTGCCGGGATCCAGGTGCTGCAACTGGGCGGCGGGCCCGCGGGCCCGATGGCCGCCGTGGTGAGGTCAGTGCTGCTGTGCCTGGTGATTCCCGCCGTAATTTTCGATCCGGACCAGCGGGGACTGCACGACAAGGCCATGAATACCATCCTCGTGCGGCGCTAG
- the glnA gene encoding type I glutamate--ammonia ligase, translated as MFKTADEVLKFIKDEDIKFVDIRFTDLPGVQQHFNVPAKSVDADFFVNGQLFDGSSIRGFQGIAESDMQLIPDVTTAFLDTFRMEKTLALNFSIVNPRTGDPYHRDPRGVAEKAEAYLASTGIADTAFFAPEAEFFVFDNVQYQSSPEGSFYKIDSEEAHWNTGREEDGGNLGYKTPIKGGYFPVSPTDKQADLRDAMCIALDEAGLEVERSHHEVGSAGQAEINYKFTTLTHAADDLQKFKYVVKNTADAWGKSVTFMPKPVFGDNGSGMHCHQSLWTNGEPLFYDEKGYAGLSDMARWYIGGLLKHSSAVLAFTNPTVNSYRRLVKGFEAPVNMVYSQGNRSAGIRIPITGSNPKAKRIEFRAPDPSSNPYLAFAAQLMAGIDGIRNRIEPPAPIDKDLYELPAEEAKDIPKAPGSLEEALEALREDNEFLQAGGVFTQDLIDTWIEYKYEYEIRPLSLRPNPYEFELYYGV; from the coding sequence ATGTTCAAGACTGCGGACGAAGTCCTCAAGTTCATCAAGGACGAAGATATTAAATTCGTCGATATCCGCTTCACCGATCTCCCGGGTGTGCAGCAGCACTTCAACGTGCCGGCAAAGAGCGTCGACGCGGACTTCTTCGTCAACGGCCAGCTCTTCGATGGTTCCTCCATCCGCGGATTCCAGGGCATCGCCGAATCCGACATGCAGCTGATCCCGGACGTCACCACCGCATTCCTGGACACCTTCCGCATGGAGAAGACCCTTGCGCTGAACTTCTCCATCGTGAACCCCCGCACCGGAGACCCTTACCACCGCGACCCCCGCGGCGTGGCCGAAAAGGCTGAGGCCTACCTCGCCTCCACTGGCATCGCCGACACCGCGTTCTTTGCTCCGGAAGCCGAATTCTTCGTCTTCGATAACGTCCAGTACCAGTCCTCCCCCGAGGGCAGCTTCTACAAGATCGACTCCGAAGAAGCACACTGGAACACCGGCCGCGAAGAAGACGGCGGAAACCTCGGCTACAAGACCCCCATCAAGGGCGGCTACTTCCCGGTTTCCCCCACCGACAAGCAGGCTGACCTCCGCGACGCCATGTGCATCGCCCTGGACGAGGCCGGCCTCGAGGTCGAGCGCAGCCACCACGAGGTAGGCTCCGCCGGCCAGGCTGAAATCAACTACAAGTTCACCACCCTGACCCACGCCGCAGATGACCTGCAGAAGTTCAAGTACGTCGTCAAGAACACGGCCGACGCCTGGGGCAAGTCCGTGACCTTCATGCCGAAGCCGGTCTTTGGCGACAACGGTTCGGGCATGCACTGCCACCAGTCGCTGTGGACCAACGGCGAGCCGCTGTTCTACGACGAAAAGGGCTACGCCGGCCTGTCCGACATGGCCCGCTGGTACATCGGCGGCCTGCTAAAGCACTCCTCGGCCGTCCTCGCCTTCACCAACCCGACGGTGAACTCCTACCGCCGCCTGGTCAAGGGCTTTGAAGCTCCGGTCAACATGGTGTACTCGCAGGGCAACCGCTCCGCCGGTATCCGTATCCCCATCACGGGTTCCAACCCCAAGGCCAAGCGCATTGAGTTCCGCGCTCCGGACCCCTCGTCCAACCCGTACCTGGCCTTCGCTGCCCAGCTGATGGCCGGCATTGACGGCATCCGCAACCGCATCGAACCGCCGGCTCCGATCGACAAGGACCTTTACGAGCTGCCCGCTGAGGAAGCCAAGGACATCCCGAAGGCTCCGGGCTCGCTGGAAGAGGCACTGGAGGCCCTGCGCGAGGACAACGAGTTCCTGCAGGCCGGTGGCGTGTTCACCCAGGACCTGATCGACACCTGGATCGAATACAAGTACGAGTACGAGATCCGCCCGCTGTCCCTGCGCCCGAACCCGTACGAGTTCGAGCTCTACTACGGCGTCTAG
- a CDS encoding GNAT family N-acetyltransferase, which produces MKTRVDSVWLIALDDLDADALAIQLGEVANLELGPGQDSFVGDPLRMVLAGLEEDSRFPYVVEAAGYAVGVLTLQAGAARLAGWPDEDSAWLLRGFLVDRRHQGQGLGPLAATSAVEAAAKLTARRGTHEAGVVLSVNEANPAGLSAYRTAGFVDQGQYLGGSSGPQRTMYRSFTG; this is translated from the coding sequence CTGAAAACCCGGGTTGATTCCGTCTGGCTCATTGCCCTGGATGACCTCGACGCTGATGCCCTTGCCATCCAGCTGGGAGAGGTGGCCAACCTTGAGCTGGGCCCGGGACAAGACAGCTTCGTTGGTGACCCGCTCCGCATGGTCCTGGCGGGACTGGAGGAGGATTCGCGGTTCCCTTATGTCGTGGAGGCCGCGGGCTACGCTGTGGGCGTGCTGACCCTCCAGGCCGGTGCCGCGCGCCTGGCGGGCTGGCCGGACGAGGATTCGGCCTGGCTGTTGCGCGGTTTCCTGGTCGACAGGCGCCACCAGGGGCAAGGCCTCGGGCCGCTGGCGGCAACGTCCGCGGTGGAGGCGGCTGCGAAACTGACCGCCAGGCGCGGAACCCACGAGGCCGGCGTCGTGCTTTCCGTCAACGAAGCCAATCCGGCCGGGTTGTCCGCGTACAGGACCGCCGGCTTTGTGGACCAGGGGCAGTACCTGGGCGGCAGTTCCGGACCGCAACGGACCATGTACCGGAGCTTCACGGGATAA
- a CDS encoding VOC family protein: MATQIYLNLPVKDLKRSVDFFAALGFSFNPDYTDENATCMIINDNAFVMLLVEGFFKTFTSRDVADATSSTEAITAFSVDSKEAVDETVRKALAAGGTPSQEVQDYGFMYNHSFQDPDGHLWEVMWMDPAGPSAEGGAPAGSDGQPT, encoded by the coding sequence ATGGCTACGCAAATCTACCTGAACCTGCCCGTGAAGGATCTGAAGCGGTCCGTCGATTTCTTTGCCGCCCTTGGCTTCTCCTTTAATCCGGACTACACCGATGAAAACGCGACCTGCATGATCATCAACGACAACGCGTTTGTGATGCTCCTCGTGGAGGGTTTCTTCAAGACGTTCACCTCCCGGGACGTGGCCGATGCCACCAGTTCCACCGAGGCCATCACGGCCTTTTCGGTGGACAGCAAGGAGGCCGTGGACGAAACGGTACGCAAGGCGCTGGCCGCCGGCGGCACCCCGTCCCAGGAGGTCCAGGACTACGGCTTTATGTACAACCACAGTTTCCAGGACCCGGACGGCCACCTGTGGGAAGTCATGTGGATGGACCCTGCCGGCCCATCGGCCGAGGGCGGGGCTCCCGCCGGGTCCGACGGACAGCCGACCTGA
- a CDS encoding bifunctional [glutamine synthetase] adenylyltransferase/[glutamine synthetase]-adenylyl-L-tyrosine phosphorylase: MSLARRLISAGFSDLEKGERFLAAPELDGLDPDRIFAGLQMAANPDTALQSLVRLIEKHPGLRELAAADPEVSEPLYRVLGASEALGEFLIRHPEHLDAFDVTASPEPLQADPEQLRSVLLKSVRADPGSVRPVAGMTGADAYAALRSAYRRGVVDLAVKDMCAADPLDFMPAVGAELADLAGAAIEAALAVSRAEAAEQFSAGEVAAVGLAVIGMGKCGARELNYISDVDVIYVIDAGDLDDARASTIGTALATGISRAISSVAREPGLWEVDANLRPEGKSGPLVRTLASHESYYARWAESWEFQALLKARTIAGDKDLGERYEKAVAPLIWSSAGREGFVESVQAMRRRVTEHIPAAEEQRQIKLGRGGLRDVEFTVQLLQLVHGKSDETIRRRDTTAAIAALSAGGYIGRSDAAAFDHAYRYLRLLEHRIQLFQLRRTHLMPVSEAAQRALAKAVLSPFSNDRPPPASLLATWQKTKRSVRELHERIFYRPLLNTAAKLSSEDARLTPEAAQGRLAALGYRDPRGAMRHIEALTAGVSRRAALQRQLLPVLLDWLAEGVDPDAGLLAFRRVSEALGTTHWYLGMLRDSTAAAERLCNVLSNSRLIADLLEVSPESVAWLGTNKDLVPLGFEAQWQEITSKMSRHSDPENAIRLIRLIRRREILRIAIADSAGLLNQDQVGAALADTDRAAVLGALRVAEGIVSAAGPLKTAILVVAMGRQGGREIGYGSDADVMYVHRALPGYTDEEAQDQAARIVAKVSSLLTQPLKPAIMAERVLQMDADLRPEGKNGAMVRSLDSFAEYYRRWSLIWEAQALLRARPMAGDDALAEDFLALIDPIRYPEAISEQDVREVRRVKARVEAERLPRGADPARHVKLGRGGLSDVEWLVQLLQLQHAAKHPELRTTSTVEALEAAASLDLLTGPDAKLLADAWRLASRIRSANVIWSGRASDTLPSARGDLEAVARWCGYEPGNAAALEEDYLRLSRRARAVFEKAFYGH; encoded by the coding sequence GTGAGCCTCGCACGCCGCCTCATCTCAGCCGGCTTCAGCGACCTGGAGAAGGGTGAGCGGTTCCTTGCTGCCCCGGAACTGGACGGCCTGGACCCGGACAGGATTTTCGCCGGCCTGCAAATGGCCGCCAATCCTGACACCGCACTGCAGTCACTGGTGCGGCTGATCGAAAAGCACCCCGGTCTCCGGGAGCTCGCCGCGGCCGATCCGGAGGTCAGCGAGCCGCTCTACCGGGTGCTCGGGGCCTCCGAAGCGCTGGGGGAATTCCTCATCCGGCACCCTGAGCACCTGGACGCCTTCGACGTCACGGCCAGTCCCGAGCCACTTCAGGCAGACCCGGAACAACTCCGCTCTGTCCTCCTGAAATCCGTCCGCGCGGATCCCGGGTCAGTACGGCCCGTGGCGGGAATGACCGGAGCCGACGCCTATGCCGCGCTGCGGTCGGCCTACCGCCGCGGGGTGGTGGACCTGGCGGTCAAGGACATGTGCGCTGCTGACCCGCTGGACTTTATGCCCGCCGTCGGAGCTGAACTCGCTGACCTGGCAGGGGCCGCGATCGAGGCTGCGCTGGCAGTTTCCCGTGCCGAGGCTGCTGAGCAGTTCAGCGCCGGGGAGGTGGCCGCCGTTGGCCTGGCCGTCATCGGGATGGGCAAATGCGGAGCGCGGGAACTGAACTATATTTCCGACGTCGACGTCATCTACGTGATCGACGCCGGCGACCTGGACGACGCCCGTGCCAGTACTATCGGCACAGCCTTGGCCACCGGTATTTCCCGGGCGATCTCCTCCGTGGCACGTGAACCCGGCCTCTGGGAAGTGGACGCCAACCTGCGGCCGGAAGGCAAGTCCGGCCCACTGGTCCGAACTTTGGCCTCACACGAAAGCTACTACGCCCGCTGGGCAGAGAGCTGGGAATTCCAGGCGCTCCTGAAGGCTCGGACCATCGCCGGTGACAAGGACCTGGGGGAACGCTACGAAAAAGCCGTGGCCCCATTGATCTGGAGCTCCGCGGGCCGCGAAGGGTTCGTGGAGTCCGTGCAGGCGATGCGCCGAAGGGTTACCGAGCACATCCCGGCGGCGGAGGAGCAGCGGCAGATCAAACTCGGCCGGGGCGGCCTAAGGGACGTGGAGTTCACCGTGCAGCTGCTCCAGCTGGTGCACGGAAAATCCGACGAAACCATTCGGCGCAGGGATACCACCGCAGCAATAGCGGCACTCTCAGCCGGAGGCTACATCGGCAGGTCCGACGCCGCCGCCTTCGATCACGCGTACCGCTACCTTCGGCTCCTGGAACACCGCATCCAGCTGTTCCAGCTCCGGCGGACACACTTGATGCCCGTTAGCGAAGCGGCACAGCGCGCCCTCGCAAAGGCAGTGCTTAGCCCCTTCTCCAATGACAGGCCGCCGCCGGCTTCGCTGCTGGCCACCTGGCAGAAGACCAAACGCTCTGTCCGCGAACTGCACGAACGTATCTTCTACCGTCCGCTGCTTAACACCGCTGCCAAACTCAGCAGCGAGGACGCCAGGCTGACGCCGGAGGCCGCCCAGGGCCGCCTCGCCGCGCTGGGCTATCGTGACCCACGGGGCGCCATGCGGCATATCGAGGCACTCACCGCCGGTGTCAGCCGGCGGGCAGCCCTGCAACGCCAGCTGCTGCCCGTCCTGCTGGACTGGCTCGCCGAAGGTGTTGATCCCGACGCCGGGCTGCTCGCGTTCCGGCGCGTCAGTGAGGCCCTTGGCACCACCCACTGGTATCTGGGTATGCTCCGGGATTCCACAGCGGCAGCTGAACGGCTATGCAACGTGCTCTCGAACTCACGCCTGATTGCGGATCTTTTGGAGGTTTCGCCGGAGTCGGTGGCGTGGCTGGGCACCAACAAAGACCTCGTGCCGCTGGGCTTCGAAGCCCAGTGGCAGGAGATCACGTCCAAAATGTCGCGCCACTCGGACCCGGAAAACGCCATCAGGCTGATCAGGCTCATTAGGCGCCGGGAGATCCTCCGGATCGCGATCGCCGATTCTGCCGGGCTTCTCAACCAGGACCAGGTGGGCGCGGCGCTGGCTGACACCGATCGGGCAGCGGTGCTGGGCGCGCTGCGCGTGGCCGAAGGCATCGTCTCTGCCGCAGGCCCGCTCAAGACCGCGATATTGGTGGTGGCCATGGGCCGCCAGGGCGGCCGCGAGATCGGCTACGGCTCCGACGCCGACGTCATGTACGTGCACCGCGCGTTGCCGGGCTATACGGACGAGGAAGCGCAGGATCAGGCGGCCCGGATTGTCGCCAAGGTCTCCAGCCTGCTCACGCAGCCGCTCAAGCCGGCCATCATGGCCGAACGGGTGCTGCAGATGGACGCGGATCTTCGGCCCGAGGGCAAAAACGGGGCCATGGTCCGCTCGCTCGATTCGTTCGCCGAATATTACCGGCGGTGGTCGTTGATCTGGGAAGCGCAGGCGCTGCTGCGTGCCCGGCCCATGGCGGGCGACGATGCCCTGGCCGAGGACTTCCTGGCCCTCATCGACCCCATCAGGTACCCGGAGGCGATTTCGGAGCAGGACGTACGGGAGGTTCGCAGGGTCAAAGCGCGGGTGGAAGCGGAGCGGTTGCCGCGCGGGGCGGATCCGGCACGCCACGTGAAGCTTGGCCGCGGAGGACTGAGCGACGTCGAGTGGCTGGTGCAGCTCCTTCAGCTCCAGCACGCGGCCAAGCACCCGGAACTGCGGACCACGTCAACGGTGGAGGCCCTGGAAGCGGCGGCTTCACTGGACCTGCTCACCGGGCCTGACGCGAAGCTGCTGGCCGACGCGTGGCGGCTCGCCAGCCGGATCCGGTCCGCCAACGTCATTTGGAGCGGCAGGGCGTCGGACACGCTGCCGTCCGCCCGCGGGGACCTTGAGGCGGTGGCCCGCTGGTGCGGCTACGAACCTGGCAACGCGGCCGCCCTGGAAGAGGACTACCTCCGCCTGAGCCGGCGGGCCCGTGCGGTGTTCGAGAAAGCCTTCTACGGCCATTAG
- the glnA gene encoding type I glutamate--ammonia ligase has product MDRQQEFVLRTIEERDVRFVRLWFTDVVGSLKSVALAPAEVEGAFEEGLGFDGSAIEGLARVFESDMLAQPDPSTFQILPWRGETEQTSRMFCDILTPDGEPSAADPRNVLKRTLAKAADMGFTCYTHPEIEFYLLKSQQPGPDGAPIPVDEGGYFDHVPGGVAQDFRRTAVTMLESVGISVEFSHHEAGPGQNEIDLRYADALQTADNIMTFRTVIKEVALQQGTYATFMPKPFTDHPGSGMHTHFSLFEGDTNAFYEAGAEFQLSKTARQFIAGILKHAPEFTAVTNQFVNSYKRLWGGGEAPSYLSWGHNNRSALVRVPLYKPGKGQSARIEYRGIDSAANPYLAYAVLLGAGLKGIEEGYDLPAAAEDDVWSLSSAERRAMGHDPLPASLHDAIRSMEDSELMPQILGEQVFEHFLRNKRAEWQDYRLQVTPYELQRNLGIL; this is encoded by the coding sequence ATGGACCGCCAGCAAGAGTTTGTCCTGCGCACAATCGAGGAGCGCGACGTACGGTTCGTACGTTTGTGGTTCACCGACGTCGTAGGTTCACTCAAATCTGTGGCACTTGCCCCGGCCGAGGTTGAAGGTGCGTTTGAGGAAGGGCTCGGTTTCGACGGTTCAGCCATCGAGGGCCTGGCACGCGTTTTTGAGTCGGACATGCTGGCGCAGCCGGATCCGTCCACGTTCCAGATCCTGCCCTGGCGTGGCGAGACCGAACAGACCTCGCGTATGTTCTGCGACATCCTGACTCCGGACGGCGAACCGTCGGCCGCGGATCCGCGCAATGTCCTCAAGCGCACGCTGGCCAAGGCCGCGGACATGGGGTTCACCTGCTACACGCACCCGGAGATCGAGTTCTACCTCCTCAAGTCCCAGCAGCCCGGGCCCGACGGTGCTCCGATCCCCGTTGACGAGGGCGGCTACTTCGATCACGTTCCCGGAGGCGTGGCGCAGGATTTCCGCCGCACGGCCGTGACCATGCTGGAATCCGTGGGCATTTCGGTTGAGTTCAGCCACCATGAAGCCGGTCCCGGCCAGAACGAGATCGACCTGCGCTACGCGGACGCCCTGCAGACCGCGGACAACATCATGACGTTCCGCACGGTGATTAAGGAAGTGGCCCTCCAGCAGGGAACCTACGCCACGTTTATGCCCAAGCCTTTCACCGACCACCCCGGCTCCGGGATGCACACCCACTTCTCGCTGTTCGAGGGCGACACCAACGCTTTTTACGAGGCGGGCGCCGAATTCCAGCTTTCCAAGACGGCCCGCCAGTTCATCGCAGGCATCCTGAAGCACGCTCCCGAGTTCACGGCCGTGACCAACCAGTTCGTAAACTCCTACAAGAGGCTCTGGGGTGGCGGCGAAGCGCCAAGCTACCTCAGCTGGGGCCACAACAACCGTTCGGCGCTGGTCCGGGTCCCGCTGTACAAGCCCGGCAAGGGCCAGTCGGCCCGCATCGAATACCGCGGCATTGATTCGGCAGCGAACCCCTACCTTGCCTACGCCGTCCTCCTGGGGGCCGGGCTTAAGGGGATCGAAGAAGGCTACGACCTGCCCGCCGCAGCAGAGGACGACGTCTGGTCACTGAGCTCCGCCGAGCGCCGTGCCATGGGCCACGACCCCCTGCCCGCCAGCCTTCACGATGCCATCCGGTCCATGGAGGACTCCGAACTGATGCCCCAGATCCTCGGCGAGCAGGTCTTCGAGCACTTCCTGCGCAACAAACGTGCCGAATGGCAGGACTACCGGCTCCAGGTGACGCCCTACGAGCTGCAGCGCAACCTCGGCATTCTCTAG
- the panB gene encoding 3-methyl-2-oxobutanoate hydroxymethyltransferase: MASTNSSESSASAEVHAPYGNGPAPVQPPSSEVNAKPAPRVRIHHLQQAKRDGKRFAMLTAYEQYSAEIFDQAGIEVLLVGDSASNNVFGNETSLPVTVDELLPLCRAVARSAKRALVVADLPFGSYEVSAQQGVETGVRFLKEGLAHAVKIEGGKYYAETVRAMVQAGVPVMAHIGFTPQSEHALGGYRVQGRGDDAQRLIDDAVALVEAGAFAVLMEMVPADTAAAVDAAVSVPTVGIGAGKATTGQVLVWQDMAGFRGGKMAKFVKQYADLRTTLSDAAKAYGDDVRTGQFPGPEHSF, from the coding sequence ATGGCCTCAACCAATAGCTCTGAGTCAAGCGCGTCCGCTGAAGTACACGCACCTTACGGAAACGGACCTGCACCGGTGCAGCCGCCGTCGTCGGAAGTGAACGCGAAGCCCGCACCCAGGGTGCGTATCCACCACCTGCAGCAGGCCAAGCGGGACGGCAAACGCTTCGCCATGCTGACCGCCTACGAGCAGTACAGCGCGGAGATCTTCGACCAGGCCGGCATCGAGGTCCTCCTGGTAGGCGACTCGGCGTCCAACAACGTATTCGGCAACGAGACCAGCCTGCCGGTCACGGTGGATGAACTCCTGCCCCTCTGCCGCGCCGTGGCGCGGTCCGCCAAGCGGGCCCTGGTGGTGGCAGACCTGCCGTTCGGCAGTTATGAAGTCTCGGCGCAGCAGGGTGTGGAAACAGGTGTCCGGTTCCTCAAGGAGGGGCTGGCCCATGCCGTCAAGATCGAGGGCGGAAAATACTACGCGGAAACCGTCCGGGCCATGGTCCAGGCCGGCGTCCCGGTGATGGCCCATATCGGCTTCACCCCCCAGAGTGAACACGCGCTGGGCGGATACCGGGTCCAGGGCCGCGGGGATGACGCCCAGCGATTGATTGACGACGCCGTGGCGCTGGTGGAGGCGGGGGCGTTCGCCGTCCTGATGGAAATGGTTCCGGCGGACACTGCGGCCGCCGTTGACGCGGCGGTCAGTGTGCCGACGGTGGGGATCGGCGCCGGCAAGGCCACCACGGGGCAAGTGCTGGTGTGGCAGGACATGGCCGGGTTCCGCGGCGGCAAGATGGCGAAGTTCGTCAAACAGTATGCCGACCTGCGCACCACCCTCAGTGACGCGGCGAAGGCGTACGGCGACGACGTCCGGACAGGTCAGTTCCCCGGACCGGAGCACTCCTTCTAG
- a CDS encoding SPOR domain-containing protein — protein sequence MTEYWYNVNTHEVEEDALSDWSQLIGPYKTREEAEHALEKVRARNDAWEKQDDQD from the coding sequence ATGACTGAGTACTGGTACAACGTGAACACCCACGAGGTGGAAGAGGACGCCCTCTCAGACTGGAGCCAGCTGATCGGCCCCTACAAAACGCGGGAAGAGGCCGAACACGCCCTCGAAAAAGTCCGGGCCCGCAACGACGCGTGGGAGAAGCAGGACGACCAAGACTGA